The Cellulomonas wangleii genome includes a region encoding these proteins:
- a CDS encoding NUDIX domain-containing protein, whose translation MPAPVDAYAPDDHLDGRTLLVAAAYVVLRRPGDDGDEVLLQRRAGTGYMDGWWALLAGHVDRDESVHEAAVREAAEEAGVVVAPDALQPLTALHRFERGGPQVEQRVDVFFLVTRWSGKPTLQEPDRAAAMGWFPLHALPERVVPHERLVLDLLASGSPVPAVVSLPR comes from the coding sequence GTGCCTGCCCCCGTCGACGCCTATGCCCCGGACGACCACCTGGACGGGCGCACGCTCCTCGTCGCGGCCGCCTACGTCGTCCTGCGGCGCCCGGGAGACGACGGCGACGAGGTGCTGCTGCAGCGCCGCGCCGGCACCGGGTACATGGACGGGTGGTGGGCGCTGCTCGCGGGCCACGTCGACCGCGACGAGTCCGTCCACGAGGCGGCCGTGCGGGAGGCGGCCGAGGAGGCGGGCGTCGTCGTCGCACCCGACGCGCTGCAGCCCCTGACCGCGCTGCACCGGTTCGAGCGCGGCGGTCCGCAGGTCGAGCAGCGCGTCGACGTCTTCTTCCTGGTCACCCGGTGGAGCGGCAAGCCCACGCTGCAGGAGCCCGACCGGGCAGCCGCCATGGGCTGGTTCCCGCTGCACGCGCTCCCGGAGCGGGTCGTGCCGCACGAGCGGCTCGTGCTCGACCTGCTCGCGTCCGGCTCCCCCGTGCCGGCGGTCGTCTCGCTCCCCCGCTGA
- a CDS encoding AAA family ATPase, with product MRPETSTLDDLAALVAARTPVIVLETADEPEAVELVLRAASRPPGGRSPRPVFRWSVTDGLRRMDVDLGGSQLHNTDPPALLRTIVDSIAPAVYVLLDLHPWFDDPLVVRLLKDAAQRPLGLRSTLVLVSRRLDLPREVEHLAVSIPVSFPSADERATVVDRTVAAWANATGRVPHVDPRARDLLVRRLAGLSRADVARLAHGAVVDDGALTVDDVAVVDRARFDALAGDGVLAYEYATVAPGDVVGLDRVVRWLLLRRPATDGSAPHLDPPRGVLLVGVQGCGKSLAARAAASVLGVPLLRLDLAGVHDKYVGESERRLREALAAADALAPCVLWVDEIEKAVAGDEDGGSARRVLGTLLTWLADRRSRVFVAATANDVSALPPELVRKGRFDEIFFVDLPDDAARAALLRLHAGRRGLVLDDGAAAPLVAASAGFSGAEVEQAVVSATYAAHARGTALDAGTVLEELRATRPLSVVMGERVAALRAWAATRTVPAR from the coding sequence GTGCGCCCCGAGACCTCCACGCTCGACGACCTCGCCGCACTGGTGGCGGCGCGCACGCCCGTCATCGTCCTGGAGACGGCCGACGAGCCGGAGGCGGTCGAGCTGGTGCTGCGCGCGGCGTCACGGCCGCCCGGCGGCCGGTCCCCGCGCCCGGTCTTCCGCTGGAGCGTGACCGACGGGCTGCGCCGCATGGACGTGGACCTCGGCGGCTCCCAGCTGCACAACACCGATCCCCCCGCCCTGCTGCGCACGATCGTCGACAGCATCGCGCCCGCCGTGTACGTGCTGCTCGACCTGCACCCCTGGTTCGACGACCCGCTGGTCGTGCGCCTGCTCAAGGACGCCGCCCAGCGGCCCCTCGGCCTGCGCAGCACGCTCGTGCTGGTCTCGCGCCGGCTCGACCTGCCGCGCGAGGTGGAGCACCTGGCGGTGAGCATCCCCGTGTCCTTCCCCTCCGCCGACGAGCGCGCCACCGTCGTCGACCGCACGGTCGCCGCCTGGGCGAACGCGACGGGGCGTGTGCCGCACGTGGACCCGCGGGCACGGGACCTGCTCGTCCGGCGCCTCGCCGGACTGTCCCGTGCGGACGTCGCGCGGCTGGCGCACGGCGCCGTGGTCGACGACGGCGCGCTGACGGTCGACGACGTCGCGGTCGTCGACCGCGCGCGGTTCGACGCCCTCGCCGGGGACGGTGTGCTCGCGTACGAGTACGCGACGGTCGCGCCGGGCGACGTGGTCGGCCTGGACCGGGTGGTGCGCTGGCTCCTGCTGCGACGCCCGGCGACCGACGGCTCCGCACCGCACCTCGACCCGCCGCGCGGCGTGCTGCTCGTCGGCGTCCAGGGCTGCGGCAAGTCCCTCGCCGCGCGCGCCGCCGCGTCCGTGCTGGGTGTGCCGCTGCTGCGCCTGGACCTCGCGGGCGTGCACGACAAGTACGTCGGGGAGTCCGAGCGCCGGCTGCGCGAGGCGCTCGCCGCGGCGGACGCGCTCGCACCCTGCGTGCTGTGGGTCGACGAGATCGAGAAGGCCGTCGCGGGCGACGAGGACGGCGGGTCCGCACGGCGCGTCCTGGGGACCCTGCTGACGTGGCTGGCCGACCGCCGCTCCCGCGTGTTCGTCGCCGCGACCGCCAACGACGTCTCCGCCCTGCCCCCGGAGCTGGTGCGCAAGGGCCGCTTCGACGAGATCTTCTTCGTCGACCTGCCGGACGACGCGGCCCGCGCGGCGCTCCTGCGGCTGCACGCCGGGCGCCGCGGGCTGGTCCTGGACGACGGGGCGGCGGCCCCGCTCGTCGCCGCGTCGGCCGGGTTCTCGGGCGCCGAGGTGGAGCAGGCGGTCGTCTCGGCCACGTACGCCGCGCACGCCCGCGGCACCGCGCTCGACGCCGGCACCGTCCTCGAGGAGCTGCGGGCCACCCGCCCGCTGTCCGTGGTCATGGGCGAGCGCGTCGCCGCGCTGCGCGCGTGGGCGGCGACGCGCACGGTGCCGGCTCGCTGA